The following are encoded together in the Thunnus albacares chromosome 7, fThuAlb1.1, whole genome shotgun sequence genome:
- the LOC122985858 gene encoding cholesteryl ester transfer protein, which translates to MSTCTMPRDVFPLLLLLLFLSAFGTSHGCLQDPASAYRFTGAVCRLTYPAAVVLNEKTTKVIEAAFQHARYPSVKGEKSLLFIGKVVYGLDNLEIHNLTIGRSTFELHPGEGIAMEISNVSAVFRGTIQYGYGNWLVNLAQSIDLEIESQIDLGINPKLYCGEGKVAADTSDCYLNFHKLRLHLQGDREPNWLKKLFTDFITFTVKLVIKGQICKEINKVANILADFIQERAEQFLSDGDISVDIGVTAAPVITANYIESYHKGLTNYNNTSAVISDSVFHPSQLTENRMLYFWVSDQVFNPMLTAAHHDGRFQLNISGAELTELFTTDLSSAMPEFIRKCLLESGSPELRVWSSSIPFLNTSTVGTTVWAEASGQLHCGNQGTPTLFFKTGLSIDVTASYADKKLSLQGNPTEISVLQADLPLQNLPLLDLAQLEFIREAVEKIGTPKVLSVLEVELTRLLDKQGTNLFDISNPEVFPRDGYVVIQMDFGFPHHLLVEFLKKTLQ; encoded by the exons ATGTCCACGTGCACAATGCCTCGTGATGTTTTCCCattgctgctcctgctgctcttCCTATCTGCGTTTGGGACGTCTCACGGCTGCCTGCAGGACCCTGCCTCAGCGTACAGGTTCACCGGAGCTGTCTGCCGCCTCACCTaccctgctgctgttgtgt TGAATGAGAAAACCACTAAAGTGATAGAGGCAGCATTCCAACATGCCAGATATCCAAGTGTTAAGGGAGAGAAGTCACTGCTCTTTATAGGCAAAGTCGTATATGGCCTGGACAA TTTGGAGATTCACAACCTAACAATTGGTCGGAGTACGTTTGAGCTGCATCCAGGTGAAGGCATTGCCATGGAGATAAGCAACGTGTCTGCAGTCTTCAGAGGGACCATCCAATATGGATACGGCAACTGGCT tGTCAACCTTGCACAATCAATTGACTTAGAGATTGAGTCACAGATTGACCTTGGAATCAACCCCAAACTTT ACTGTGGTGAAGGGAAGGTAGCAGCTGACACATCTGACTGTTATCTGAACTTTCACAAGCTCCGTCTGCATCTGCAGGGAGACAGAGA acCAAACTGGCTGAAGAAGCTCTTCACCGACTTCATCACCTTCACTGTCAAACTGGTCATCAAGGGACAG ATTTGTAAGGAGATCAACAAGGTGGCAAATATACTGGCTGACTTCATACAAGAAAGAGcag agcagtTCCTCAGTGATGGAGACATCAGTGTGGATATCGGCGTGACTGCCGCTCCTGTAATTACTGCTAACTACATAGAATCATACCACAAG GGGCTGACCAACTACAACAACACTTCTGCTGTCATCAGTGACTCTGTTTTCCACCCCAGCCAGCTGACTGAAAACAGGATGCTCTACTTTTGGGTCTCAG ACCAGGTCTTCAACCCCATGCTGACTGCTGCCCACCACGATGGCCGCTTCCAACTCAACATCTCGGGGGCAGAGCTTACT GAACTCTTCACGACAGACCTTTCCAGTGCCATGCCTGAATTTATTAGAAAG tgtttgtTGGAATCAGGCTCTCCAGAGTTAAGAGTGTGGAGTTCATCCATTCCTTTCCTAAACACCTCTACAGTGGGTACAACCGTTTGGGCGGAGGCCTCTGGGCAGCTCCACTGTGGGAATCAAGGCACACCGACACTCTTCTTCAAAACG GGTTTGTCCATAGATGTTACAGCTTCCTATGCGGACAAGAAACTCTCCCTGCAGGGTAATCCAACAGA GATTTCTGTTCTCCAAGCTGACCTACCCTTACAGAATCTACCG CTTTTGGATTTGGCACAACTGGAGTTCATAAGAGAAGCTGTGGAGAAGATAGGCACACCCAAGGTCCTGTCtg TTCTTGAGGTTGAGCTAACCAGGTTGTTGGACAAACAGGGAACAAACTTATTCGACATCTCTAACCCAGAAGTGTTTCCTCGGGAT GGTTATGTGGTGATCCAGATGGATTTTGGTTTCCCTCATCACCTCCTGGTTGAGTTCCTCAAGAAGACACTACAGTAA